In the Alligator mississippiensis isolate rAllMis1 chromosome 7, rAllMis1, whole genome shotgun sequence genome, one interval contains:
- the LOC132251868 gene encoding olfactory receptor 14C36-like, giving the protein MAYDRYIAICKPLHYEIIMNRRACIQMLACAWAAGVMYSAMHTGNTFSLPFCHSNTINQFFCEVPQLLKLSCSDTYRRELAALVFSLCLVLGCFVFTVVSYVQIFTAVWRIPSEQGHQKAFSTCIPHLIVVSLLLSTGSISYLKPVSDSSSPLDLLAAVLYSVVPPLMNPVIYSMRNREIQAALRKLLYKTLHLE; this is encoded by the coding sequence atggcatacgaccggtacattgccatctgcaaaccactgcattatgagataataatgaacaggagagcttgcatccagatgcttgcctgtgcttgggctgctggtgtcatgtactctgcaatgcacactgggaacacctttagtctccccttctgccactcaaataccatcaaccagttcttctgtgaagtgccccagctgctcaagctctcttgctctgacacataccgcagagagctggcagctcttgtcTTCAGTTTGTGTTTAGttttaggctgttttgttttcaccgttgtgtcatatgttcagatcttcaccgcagtgtggagaatcccctctgagcagggccatcagaaagccttctccacctgcattcctcatctGATTGTGGTCTCCCTGCTTCTGTCTACTGGCAGCATTTCCTACTTGAAGCCCGTCTCTGACTCCTCGTCCCCCCTGGATCTCCtcgcagctgttctgtattctgtggtgcctccattgatgaatccggtcatctacagcatgaggaacagggagatccaagctgccctgaggaaactgct